A single region of the Sulfitobacter geojensis genome encodes:
- a CDS encoding tyrosine-type recombinase/integrase, translating to MKLPDPTFDEDINITFRRIRRAKFGRPKQAKGLTRKYLDAFLEVQPDNPWGLRNRAMLSLGYELLTRRSELVALTSRDLSLREDGTLSVLIRRSKADPSGQGRVAFTSIKTAIAIQNWLDWRGPHITYLFCPIYNGKAVERSLSADTVKRLIKTSAKKAGLNAKEIENFSGHSLRVGAAQDLLCAGYDAAAIMRAGGWKSINILSRYLEMAEHNVWA from the coding sequence TTGAAATTACCAGACCCAACTTTTGATGAAGACATCAACATCACCTTTCGCCGAATCCGGCGGGCAAAATTCGGGCGGCCAAAACAGGCAAAGGGATTGACTCGAAAGTACCTCGACGCATTCCTTGAGGTTCAGCCAGATAATCCGTGGGGGCTGCGCAACCGCGCAATGTTGTCTTTGGGGTATGAGCTTCTGACCCGCAGATCTGAGCTGGTTGCCCTGACCAGCAGAGATCTGAGCCTCAGAGAGGACGGCACCTTAAGTGTGCTGATCCGAAGGAGCAAAGCCGATCCATCTGGGCAAGGCCGCGTTGCATTCACCTCGATCAAAACCGCTATAGCAATTCAGAACTGGTTGGATTGGCGCGGTCCACACATCACCTATCTGTTTTGCCCCATTTACAATGGCAAGGCTGTGGAGCGAAGTTTGAGTGCAGATACAGTCAAACGTCTTATCAAAACCTCCGCAAAAAAGGCAGGTCTGAATGCCAAGGAAATTGAAAATTTTAGCGGCCATTCACTCCGTGTGGGCGCGGCGCAAGATTTGCTTTGTGCGGGATATGACGCTGCAGCAATCATGCGTGCAGGGGGATGGAAGTCGATAAATATCCTGTCGCGCTATCTTGAGATGGCAGAACACAACGTTTGGGCCTGA
- a CDS encoding glycosyltransferase family 4 protein — protein sequence MKITFISQYFFPEQFSNTDITRHLHDAAHHDVHVITGVPNYPAGAFFPGYSNTKNREQYWNGLHISRSWTKARGTGALSLLLNYITFPITGGWTALRKTKARPDVSLVSMPSPVSQALVSIILKWRYGTPAVYWVQDIWPESALYTLKIKNPLIVKPLTWLCGWIYRRADLVLVQSAAFPAMIERFGVPAEKVRVFPNTAPDSYRPLPRDPDSFAGKLMPKTGFNLVFAGNIGESQDFDTYIEAAHLLRHREHLNWVIIGSGRDMGRVQQMLENRGLADAFYFLGRHPEEAMPDFFSHADAMLVGLKDNPIFRLTVPYKVQCYMACGRPIIASLNGEGSRIIDEAQAGITSPAQAARELALKIESMMDMSAENRAKFGRNGRAYFEKNYEAKKVYADLEKWLKLAAAS from the coding sequence ATGAAAATTACCTTCATCAGCCAGTACTTCTTTCCAGAACAATTTTCAAACACAGATATCACTCGGCACCTGCATGACGCCGCACACCACGATGTCCATGTCATTACCGGTGTACCCAACTACCCCGCTGGAGCTTTCTTTCCAGGCTATTCCAATACCAAAAACCGTGAACAATACTGGAATGGCTTGCACATTTCGCGCAGCTGGACAAAGGCCCGTGGTACCGGTGCCCTCAGCCTTTTGTTGAACTATATAACTTTCCCGATCACAGGGGGATGGACCGCCCTACGCAAAACGAAAGCGCGCCCTGATGTATCACTGGTGTCTATGCCGTCCCCGGTGTCACAGGCATTGGTCAGCATTATCCTGAAGTGGCGCTATGGCACCCCTGCGGTCTATTGGGTGCAAGACATTTGGCCTGAAAGTGCGCTGTATACGCTCAAGATAAAGAACCCGCTGATCGTTAAACCGCTGACTTGGCTCTGTGGTTGGATCTATCGCCGCGCAGATCTGGTTTTAGTGCAAAGCGCCGCCTTCCCCGCCATGATCGAACGCTTTGGGGTGCCCGCGGAAAAAGTCCGCGTCTTCCCCAATACCGCCCCTGACAGCTATCGTCCCCTGCCCCGCGATCCTGATTCGTTCGCTGGAAAACTGATGCCCAAGACAGGGTTCAATTTGGTCTTTGCAGGCAACATTGGAGAAAGTCAGGATTTTGACACCTATATAGAAGCCGCCCATTTGTTGCGCCATCGCGAACATTTAAATTGGGTGATCATTGGATCCGGACGCGATATGGGCCGTGTACAACAGATGCTCGAAAATCGGGGCCTCGCGGACGCATTTTATTTTTTGGGTCGCCATCCCGAAGAAGCTATGCCCGATTTTTTTTCCCATGCCGATGCAATGCTAGTTGGATTGAAAGACAACCCGATATTCAGACTTACAGTGCCTTACAAAGTTCAATGCTACATGGCATGTGGTCGACCCATAATCGCGTCATTGAATGGCGAAGGTAGCCGCATCATTGATGAAGCCCAAGCTGGCATTACTTCGCCAGCACAGGCGGCACGCGAATTGGCACTTAAGATTGAATCTATGATGGATATGTCCGCTGAAAATAGAGCTAAATTTGGCCGCAATGGTCGCGCATATTTTGAGAAAAACTATGAGGCTAAGAAAGTGTACGCCGATCTAGAAAAATGGCTCAAGCTGGCGGCTGCGTCGTAG
- a CDS encoding NAD-dependent epimerase/dehydratase family protein codes for MFWKEVLADEGNFHVRKLPHKLVCSSIEGILVMAKIAITGAFGFIGRALTDALAQTHDVVALSRSEQTRVTATCVLVDYADLAQMAAALSDVDIVLHLADDANRNKGNAQLRPDTAQVLADAMTQAGVCKLVYASSIYARKYLDGAVSDYGAHKAASEQVFWDATELQMIALRLPPVYGPGGGGGFARLAGLVDKAAPLPVGFATAPRCYISRRNVVDLMSHLVTLSDEDWATAAGQAFEPSDPQPISTRDLAKALATAMRKKARILPAPVSMLRLLGSVTGKASLIESIVDPLIVRPHPSVSDILGWQPMEQIPESLVFLEDA; via the coding sequence TTGTTCTGGAAAGAAGTACTGGCTGATGAAGGTAATTTTCATGTTCGGAAGCTGCCCCATAAGCTGGTTTGCTCCTCCATAGAGGGAATTTTAGTAATGGCCAAGATTGCAATCACAGGCGCCTTTGGCTTTATCGGCCGTGCCTTAACGGACGCGTTGGCACAGACCCATGATGTCGTTGCGCTGTCTCGCTCTGAACAAACTCGTGTAACTGCCACCTGCGTTCTAGTCGACTATGCCGATCTGGCGCAAATGGCGGCGGCCTTGTCTGATGTCGATATTGTTTTGCATTTGGCAGATGATGCCAACCGCAACAAAGGCAATGCGCAACTCCGACCTGACACAGCGCAGGTTTTGGCGGACGCTATGACACAAGCCGGTGTGTGCAAATTGGTCTATGCTAGCAGTATATATGCCCGAAAGTATCTCGATGGGGCTGTCTCTGATTATGGGGCCCATAAGGCAGCGTCCGAACAGGTGTTTTGGGATGCAACAGAACTTCAGATGATTGCGTTGCGCCTGCCGCCCGTATACGGGCCGGGAGGGGGTGGTGGCTTTGCCCGACTTGCAGGTTTGGTTGACAAAGCGGCCCCTCTGCCTGTCGGGTTCGCAACGGCACCGCGATGCTATATATCGCGCCGGAATGTGGTTGATTTGATGTCTCACCTCGTCACGCTTTCAGATGAGGACTGGGCCACTGCGGCAGGGCAAGCGTTTGAACCCAGTGACCCCCAACCCATCTCGACACGAGATTTGGCAAAGGCGCTTGCGACCGCCATGCGTAAAAAAGCCCGCATTCTGCCTGCGCCTGTTTCTATGCTTCGGCTGTTAGGCAGTGTGACCGGCAAGGCCAGCTTGATCGAAAGCATTGTGGACCCATTAATCGTGCGGCCCCACCCCAGTGTATCTGACATCTTAGGTTGGCAGCCAATGGAACAAATACCAGAAAGCTTGGTGTTTTTAGAAGACGCCTAG